In a genomic window of Allomeiothermus silvanus DSM 9946:
- a CDS encoding helix-turn-helix transcriptional regulator translates to MVGLGDTKLKILERLRTQAASVTDLADEMGISRVAVHKHLEDLTREGLVRARVEKCEGRGRPKQVFAAVDEQAGYARLCDEVLSHIQELFGAGAVLQVLSRRNERLAETLAPRLAGLSLEDKLCVLAGYLTEQGYQAHCYEENGHWYLEQGRCPKLALSSGHGELCQAELQLYERLLGVPVVREERIAAGGECCRYRIG, encoded by the coding sequence ATGGTAGGTCTGGGTGATACCAAGCTGAAAATCCTCGAGCGCCTGCGTACCCAAGCGGCCAGTGTCACCGATCTGGCCGACGAGATGGGGATCAGCCGGGTGGCGGTGCATAAGCACCTAGAAGACCTTACGCGCGAGGGCTTGGTGCGGGCTCGGGTAGAGAAGTGCGAGGGACGGGGTCGCCCCAAGCAAGTCTTTGCGGCGGTAGACGAGCAGGCTGGCTATGCTCGGCTGTGTGACGAGGTGCTTTCTCATATACAGGAGCTATTTGGTGCTGGGGCGGTACTCCAGGTGCTTTCCCGGCGCAACGAGCGGCTGGCCGAGACGCTGGCCCCACGGCTTGCAGGGCTTTCCTTGGAGGACAAGCTGTGTGTGCTGGCGGGCTACCTCACCGAGCAGGGGTATCAGGCCCACTGTTACGAAGAAAACGGGCACTGGTACCTGGAGCAGGGACGTTGCCCTAAGCTCGCCCTCTCCTCTGGACACGGGGAGTTATGCCAGGCTGAGCTGCAGCTTTACGAGCGGCTCCTAGGGGTTCCGGTGGTGCGGGAAGAGCGCATTGCGGCGGGTGGAGAGTGTTGCCGGTATCGGATCGGCTAG
- a CDS encoding sulfite exporter TauE/SafE family protein, translating to MNLPSLWIGLLSGIFGGLVGLGGGVIAVPLMVSFLKLSQHRATATSLVAVVFSGLTGAFTYATQGAVDWVAALFIIPTAMIGARAGALFANQLSEWRLKRIFGWYLVAVALLLILKPYIPHVGEPVQGWLRVLPMGTAGVLAGFASGLLGVGGGTIIVPILVLLAGLEQHVAQGTSLLAMIPSALVGSYTHYKHGNLAQEVVAGLVIGIIGGAFAGGLVANQLPEFWLRVIFAAVLIWTATRNLRGKPKPLEAHGSKP from the coding sequence GTGAATCTACCAAGCCTCTGGATCGGTCTTTTATCAGGAATTTTTGGCGGGTTGGTAGGTCTGGGCGGCGGGGTCATCGCGGTACCCTTGATGGTGAGTTTCCTTAAGCTCAGCCAGCACCGGGCCACCGCGACCAGCCTGGTAGCGGTGGTGTTCAGCGGGCTCACCGGAGCTTTCACCTACGCCACCCAAGGAGCCGTGGATTGGGTAGCAGCGTTGTTTATCATCCCTACCGCGATGATCGGTGCGAGAGCCGGAGCTCTCTTCGCCAACCAGCTCTCCGAATGGCGGCTCAAGCGCATCTTTGGCTGGTATTTGGTAGCCGTAGCTCTTCTATTGATTCTCAAACCCTACATCCCCCACGTTGGGGAACCGGTCCAGGGCTGGCTTCGGGTGTTGCCGATGGGAACGGCAGGGGTGCTAGCCGGGTTTGCTTCGGGGCTATTGGGAGTAGGGGGCGGAACCATCATCGTGCCAATTTTAGTTCTGCTGGCGGGCCTGGAGCAGCACGTAGCCCAGGGGACTTCGCTTCTGGCCATGATCCCCTCGGCCTTAGTAGGGTCCTACACCCACTACAAACATGGCAACCTGGCCCAAGAGGTAGTGGCTGGGCTGGTCATAGGGATCATCGGGGGAGCCTTCGCAGGGGGGCTGGTAGCAAACCAGCTGCCCGAATTCTGGCTGCGGGTGATCTTCGCCGCAGTGTTGATCTGGACGGCTACCCGTAACCTGAGAGGCAAGCCTAAACCGCTCGAGGCTCACGGGTCGAAGCCCTAA
- a CDS encoding Mrp/NBP35 family ATP-binding protein: MGTISEASVLEALKTVNDPELHKDLVTLGMVEKVVVEGPKVGVKINLTTPACPLKGQIESEVRAALARVGAHQVEIQFGAQVRSPVQMALPGVKHVIAIASGKGGVGKSTVAANLAVALAQEGTTVGLLDADIYGPSQAQMFGTQGQKLMVNEQKQILPLERYGIRLLSIANIVPTGQALVWRGPILHGTLRQFLQDVAWGDLDYLIVDLPPGTGDVQLSLSQLAKLSGAVIVTTPQDVARIDAERALDGFKKVQVPILGIVENMSFFEHGGQKTYIFGQGGGRKMAEAYGVAFLGEIPIALSVREGGDAGTPVVVSAPDSPEAQAFRQIARNLAGQMSVQAFMLLPMA, translated from the coding sequence ATGGGTACGATCAGCGAAGCCTCTGTATTGGAGGCCCTCAAAACCGTCAACGACCCTGAACTGCACAAGGATCTGGTGACCTTGGGAATGGTCGAGAAAGTCGTGGTGGAGGGGCCTAAGGTGGGGGTAAAAATCAACCTTACCACCCCGGCTTGCCCGCTCAAGGGGCAGATCGAGTCCGAGGTGAGAGCCGCCCTTGCCAGGGTTGGGGCACACCAGGTGGAAATTCAGTTTGGTGCGCAGGTGCGCTCCCCGGTGCAGATGGCCTTGCCGGGCGTCAAACACGTCATCGCCATCGCCTCGGGCAAGGGCGGGGTAGGCAAGAGCACCGTGGCGGCCAACCTGGCGGTGGCGCTGGCCCAGGAGGGAACTACCGTGGGCCTGCTTGACGCCGATATCTACGGCCCCTCGCAGGCCCAGATGTTTGGCACCCAAGGGCAAAAACTGATGGTGAACGAGCAAAAGCAAATCCTCCCGCTCGAGCGCTATGGCATTAGGCTGCTTTCCATTGCCAATATCGTTCCCACCGGGCAGGCTTTGGTGTGGCGGGGTCCCATCTTACACGGCACGCTGCGGCAGTTCTTGCAGGATGTGGCCTGGGGTGACCTCGATTATCTGATCGTGGATTTGCCCCCTGGCACCGGAGACGTGCAACTTTCGCTCTCTCAGCTAGCTAAGCTCTCCGGGGCGGTGATCGTCACCACCCCGCAGGACGTAGCCCGTATTGACGCAGAGCGAGCCTTAGATGGGTTCAAGAAAGTCCAGGTGCCGATTTTGGGGATTGTCGAGAACATGTCGTTCTTCGAGCATGGTGGGCAAAAGACCTATATTTTCGGCCAGGGCGGTGGGCGTAAGATGGCCGAGGCCTACGGGGTAGCTTTTCTGGGTGAGATTCCCATCGCCCTTTCGGTGCGTGAGGGGGGTGACGCGGGCACCCCGGTGGTGGTATCGGCCCCTGATTCCCCTGAGGCCCAAGCCTTCCGCCAGATCGCGCGCAACCTAGCGGGGCAGATGTCGGTGCAGGCTTTTATGTTGCTGCCGATGGCATAG
- a CDS encoding SRPBCC family protein, translating into MAGNDYLFVDRWRVRGSVQEVSDIIGDAAGFARWWPAFVLGSEQVKAGDASGVGTVYAWRLKGWLPYVVRFHTRVLESHPPYGYSIEVFGDLTGRGVWSFEQDGDWVNITYDWRVSADRPLLRYGSFIAKPLLASNHRWAMLRGEESLRLELERRRAPTPEERSCIPAPPAPVPPSLWASLRAGLELLREKPASPMAR; encoded by the coding sequence ATGGCAGGCAATGATTACTTGTTCGTAGATCGTTGGCGGGTGCGGGGAAGTGTCCAGGAGGTCTCCGACATCATCGGGGACGCAGCGGGTTTCGCCCGCTGGTGGCCAGCTTTTGTCTTAGGTAGCGAACAAGTCAAAGCAGGCGACGCGAGCGGGGTGGGCACGGTGTACGCCTGGCGGCTCAAGGGCTGGCTACCTTATGTAGTACGCTTCCACACTCGAGTTCTGGAATCGCACCCCCCCTATGGCTACAGCATCGAGGTCTTTGGCGACCTCACCGGGCGGGGGGTGTGGAGCTTCGAACAAGACGGCGATTGGGTCAACATCACCTACGACTGGCGGGTCAGCGCTGACCGTCCTCTACTACGCTACGGCTCTTTCATCGCCAAACCACTATTGGCCTCTAATCACCGCTGGGCTATGCTGCGCGGGGAGGAGAGCCTCAGGCTCGAACTCGAGCGCCGCCGGGCCCCAACCCCTGAAGAACGCTCGTGTATCCCCGCCCCACCCGCCCCGGTGCCGCCCTCGCTTTGGGCTTCGCTACGGGCCGGACTCGAGCTGCTGCGGGAAAAACCCGCGTCCCCAATGGCTCGCTAA
- a CDS encoding ester cyclase has product MSEANKTIFRRFVDEVINRGDLGAVDELLAPSYHQHDPLIPGLPGGREGAKQLFALLHAGFPDLSVTLEDLVAEGERVAARSRWRGTHRGEFLGIRPTDQVIDFENLELVRIRQGQILKHWGLSRISSILQHLGSAQPT; this is encoded by the coding sequence ATGTCCGAGGCCAACAAAACCATCTTCAGGCGGTTCGTGGACGAGGTGATCAACCGGGGTGACTTAGGTGCGGTGGACGAACTTCTGGCTCCCAGCTACCACCAGCACGACCCGCTCATCCCAGGGCTGCCAGGGGGCCGGGAAGGGGCCAAACAGCTCTTCGCTTTGCTGCACGCGGGCTTTCCCGACCTCAGCGTGACCCTGGAGGACCTGGTGGCCGAGGGCGAACGGGTAGCAGCGCGGAGCCGCTGGCGGGGAACCCACCGAGGGGAGTTTCTGGGCATCCGCCCCACCGACCAGGTCATCGATTTCGAAAACCTCGAGCTGGTGCGCATTCGCCAAGGGCAAATTCTGAAACACTGGGGCCTGAGCCGGATCTCGAGCATCCTACAGCACCTGGGCTCAGCCCAACCGACGTAA
- a CDS encoding 2-hydroxyacid dehydrogenase has translation MRVFITRHLPGPALEEIPRAGFELDIWPEFLPPPREVLLERVRGICGLIPTVDDTLDAAVMDAAGPGLRVIANYAVGVNNIDLNAARTRGIRVTNTPGVNMEATADLAFSLLCAVARRIVEGVDYVRRGEWKTWHPELLLGTELHGATLGIVGFGAIGQAMARRAGGFSMRVLYHSRTPKPEALALGAEYCGLEGLLAESDFVSIHTPLTPDTHRLLNHERLGWMKRGAILVNTARGPIVDTQALLEALSSGHLGGAGLDVTDPEPLPKEHPLFSFPNVVVTPHLGSAGRRTRERMTEVAVSNLLAVLSGHEPPNPVV, from the coding sequence GTGCGTGTCTTCATCACCCGACACCTTCCCGGTCCTGCCTTGGAAGAGATTCCGCGGGCTGGCTTCGAACTCGACATCTGGCCCGAGTTTCTACCGCCACCGAGGGAAGTTTTGCTCGAGCGGGTGCGGGGCATCTGCGGCCTGATTCCCACCGTGGACGACACCTTGGATGCCGCCGTGATGGACGCGGCGGGGCCCGGCCTGCGGGTGATCGCCAATTACGCCGTGGGGGTCAACAACATAGATCTCAACGCAGCCAGAACCCGGGGCATCCGGGTTACCAATACCCCTGGCGTGAACATGGAGGCTACCGCTGACCTAGCCTTCTCCCTCTTGTGCGCGGTGGCTAGGCGAATCGTGGAGGGTGTGGACTACGTGCGCCGGGGCGAGTGGAAGACCTGGCATCCCGAGCTTTTGCTCGGAACCGAACTTCATGGCGCCACATTGGGCATCGTGGGGTTTGGCGCCATCGGGCAGGCTATGGCCCGGCGGGCGGGGGGATTCTCGATGCGCGTTCTCTACCACTCCCGCACCCCCAAACCCGAGGCCCTGGCGTTGGGTGCCGAGTATTGCGGGCTCGAGGGCTTGCTCGCCGAAAGCGATTTCGTATCCATCCATACCCCCCTTACTCCCGATACGCACCGGCTGCTAAACCACGAGCGCTTGGGCTGGATGAAACGCGGGGCCATCCTGGTCAACACCGCTCGAGGCCCTATCGTGGATACCCAAGCCCTGCTCGAGGCGCTTAGCTCAGGGCATCTGGGGGGAGCCGGGCTCGACGTAACCGACCCCGAGCCTTTACCGAAAGAGCACCCCCTGTTCTCTTTCCCTAACGTTGTGGTGACCCCCCACCTAGGCTCGGCAGGCCGCCGAACCCGCGAGCGCATGACCGAGGTCGCGGTAAGCAATCTCCTGGCGGTTCTATCCGGCCACGAACCACCCAATCCCGTGGTGTAA
- a CDS encoding HupE/UreJ family protein, which translates to MTLTLPTGLVAFADADRNGRLSPDEVQTYKAELERFLSEKIRLNAGGHWGRLAIGSVNLKTLPERPNITRKSHSTLQLTYTWVEPIGDLNIRYDLFIPDAPNASNLMTLIRGEVVSNTVFTPEKRDFTLNALGKSQTETPNFIVLGMEHILTGYDHLLFLLALLMLGGGLGYLLKVITAFTVAHSITLSLTALNLIHLPGRFIESGIALSIAWVAAENLFRKDATKLQRSRWAVTFLFGLIHGMGFADILREVGIPRHNLLVSLFGFNLGVELGQMLFVVPVFLLLLLLKRIPWEAKVRWAISAATVVAGLYWFVQRAFLSA; encoded by the coding sequence ATGACCTTAACCCTCCCGACCGGGCTCGTGGCTTTTGCCGACGCTGACCGCAATGGGCGGCTCTCACCTGACGAAGTGCAAACCTATAAAGCGGAACTCGAGCGCTTCCTTTCAGAGAAAATCCGGCTGAATGCTGGGGGGCATTGGGGACGTTTGGCAATCGGATCCGTCAACCTAAAAACCCTTCCCGAGCGTCCTAATATCACTCGGAAGAGCCATAGCACCCTGCAGCTTACCTACACCTGGGTAGAACCCATCGGCGATCTCAATATCCGCTATGATCTATTCATCCCCGACGCTCCCAATGCCAGCAACCTCATGACCTTGATACGTGGCGAGGTGGTGTCCAACACCGTTTTCACCCCGGAAAAACGCGACTTTACCCTGAATGCGCTTGGAAAGAGCCAAACCGAGACGCCCAACTTCATCGTTTTAGGCATGGAGCATATCCTTACCGGCTATGACCACCTTTTGTTCTTGCTGGCCCTCTTGATGCTAGGGGGCGGGCTGGGATATTTACTCAAGGTGATCACTGCCTTTACCGTGGCTCATTCAATTACCCTGTCCCTGACTGCATTAAACCTCATCCATTTGCCTGGTCGGTTTATCGAAAGTGGAATTGCGCTCTCGATTGCTTGGGTTGCTGCAGAGAACCTGTTCCGCAAGGATGCGACTAAGCTGCAGCGCTCCCGCTGGGCCGTTACTTTTCTCTTTGGTTTGATTCACGGAATGGGATTCGCAGATATTTTGCGGGAGGTTGGCATCCCGCGCCATAACTTGCTTGTTTCGCTTTTTGGTTTCAATCTGGGGGTAGAGTTGGGGCAGATGCTCTTTGTGGTCCCAGTTTTTCTGTTGCTGTTGCTCCTTAAGCGCATCCCCTGGGAGGCTAAAGTGCGCTGGGCCATTTCGGCAGCAACAGTAGTAGCCGGGCTTTACTGGTTTGTCCAGCGGGCCTTCCTTAGCGCTTAG
- a CDS encoding tetratricopeptide repeat protein — MLASRPLERNLKPLWIGTALLLAVIVAISTYSSRPSLPESYRYPFNSNGQTSDAFERELAFYQERIRRNPGDGMDLAALAGVYLRKARVSGWSGWYLLAEQSAQRSLANLPFANNGAWLILAEIASARHDFAGALQIADQVLKQRNDEGAHSLKSTVFLAQGKLEQARQEIEPLIQNLPSLRNLSQRALIYLAQGKEALALEDFRRALSLEEPGDPYGSAWVRTLLGRYYAQHGQQVLAAGLFAEALRISPQFPLALQMLGELETRTGDYRAAEGHFNQILFRFRDSATLYDHAAFRGLARIYKLKGDGAQAERFWVDSEKTLRRDVNSGAFGHQRELAQLLLERGRAVDFPEALKLAQSELKNRRDAETLSVLAWALLENGRARQAEKAIGEALGYGVKDAVLYYRAGQIQAALGKTEAAQAFYKQAMVIDPKLDKRARTMLGLGE, encoded by the coding sequence ATGTTGGCGAGCCGCCCCCTCGAGCGCAACCTAAAACCTCTCTGGATCGGGACCGCGCTGCTTCTGGCCGTGATCGTGGCGATCAGTACCTACTCTTCTCGGCCCTCGCTGCCTGAGAGCTACCGCTACCCTTTCAACTCCAACGGGCAAACCAGCGATGCCTTCGAGCGCGAACTAGCCTTTTATCAAGAGCGCATTCGCCGCAACCCCGGCGATGGGATGGACCTGGCGGCCTTGGCTGGGGTTTACTTGAGGAAGGCTCGAGTTTCCGGCTGGAGCGGCTGGTATCTGCTGGCTGAGCAATCCGCCCAGCGCTCCCTCGCCAACCTACCCTTTGCCAACAACGGGGCCTGGCTGATCCTAGCCGAGATCGCCTCAGCACGCCACGACTTCGCTGGAGCTTTACAAATCGCAGACCAGGTATTGAAGCAGAGGAATGATGAAGGAGCGCACTCGCTCAAATCTACCGTTTTTCTGGCCCAGGGGAAGCTAGAGCAGGCTCGACAGGAGATTGAGCCACTCATCCAGAACCTCCCCTCGCTGCGCAACTTGTCCCAGCGGGCCCTGATCTATCTAGCCCAAGGCAAGGAAGCCTTGGCGCTCGAAGACTTCCGTCGTGCCCTGAGCCTTGAGGAGCCCGGCGACCCCTATGGCTCGGCTTGGGTGCGCACCCTGCTGGGGCGTTACTACGCTCAGCACGGTCAACAGGTCCTGGCGGCGGGGCTTTTCGCCGAGGCTTTGCGGATTTCTCCCCAATTCCCGCTGGCCTTACAGATGCTGGGCGAGCTCGAGACCCGTACCGGCGATTATCGTGCCGCCGAAGGGCACTTTAACCAGATCCTCTTCCGTTTCCGGGACTCGGCCACCCTCTATGACCACGCGGCATTCCGAGGGTTGGCGCGGATTTATAAACTAAAGGGAGATGGCGCCCAGGCCGAGAGGTTTTGGGTGGATTCGGAAAAGACCTTACGCCGCGACGTGAATAGTGGCGCGTTCGGCCACCAGCGCGAGCTAGCCCAACTGTTGCTCGAACGTGGACGCGCGGTGGACTTCCCTGAGGCCTTAAAGTTGGCCCAATCTGAATTGAAGAACCGCCGTGATGCCGAGACCTTGAGCGTGCTGGCCTGGGCTTTGCTGGAAAACGGCCGGGCGCGGCAAGCCGAAAAAGCGATAGGAGAGGCTCTGGGGTACGGTGTGAAGGACGCTGTGCTCTATTATCGAGCCGGTCAGATTCAGGCGGCGCTGGGTAAAACCGAAGCGGCCCAGGCTTTTTACAAGCAGGCCATGGTGATTGATCCGAAGCTGGACAAACGTGCCCGTACGATGTTGGGCTTAGGAGAGTGA
- a CDS encoding DUF4331 domain-containing protein — MRHKFKLMLAGVVLALGGLGVYVAASDHDDGESDYKARALNLTDLYVFREKDQNPSAKDGDLVFVMNTNPRSLARQQYYFSTNARYEFRFSRVQDKDAMATGEPDGFFRFEFGPPDKNGQQPITITASRAGITRTLKTTADGKPILTSPLSSRPVLNNVRLDNGGITVFAGLREDPFFFDVEQFFRVRAGLAGLGPSVGFRSPGVDFTAGYNVNSIAVRAPLEWIQSGSIATTFDVWEIISIPDPEKKGEWKQIERLARPAVNEGLVITNDYLNTLNAVGPDFEAKVLKGDKDAAAAAAPIVAEISTVLKLLGNDQNRINALLGAFLPDVMRIDVTGPSGYANALNKLGSPIRGRMLKDDVIDITLQVLSNGAVKGDNVSYEGPNAGGTRHKPLLSDFPYLADPN, encoded by the coding sequence ATGAGACACAAGTTTAAGCTGATGTTAGCGGGCGTGGTGTTAGCGCTGGGGGGCCTCGGCGTTTATGTCGCCGCCTCCGATCACGATGACGGGGAGTCGGACTATAAAGCCCGGGCCTTGAATCTCACCGACCTCTATGTGTTTCGCGAAAAAGACCAGAACCCTTCGGCTAAAGATGGCGACCTGGTCTTCGTGATGAACACTAACCCCCGCTCGCTGGCGCGACAGCAGTACTACTTCAGCACCAACGCTCGCTACGAGTTTAGGTTTAGCCGAGTGCAGGACAAAGATGCCATGGCTACCGGTGAACCCGACGGCTTCTTTCGCTTCGAATTCGGCCCGCCGGATAAAAATGGCCAGCAGCCCATCACCATCACTGCCAGCCGGGCCGGGATTACCCGCACCCTCAAGACTACCGCCGATGGCAAGCCCATCCTGACCTCGCCCCTCAGCAGTCGTCCGGTGCTCAACAATGTCCGGTTGGACAACGGCGGTATCACCGTGTTCGCCGGGCTGCGCGAGGACCCGTTCTTCTTCGACGTGGAGCAGTTCTTCCGTGTACGGGCTGGTTTAGCTGGACTTGGCCCCAGTGTGGGCTTCCGCAGTCCTGGCGTGGACTTCACTGCTGGATACAATGTCAATAGCATCGCTGTGCGGGCTCCGCTCGAGTGGATCCAGTCCGGCTCTATCGCCACCACCTTCGATGTTTGGGAGATCATCTCTATTCCCGACCCTGAGAAAAAAGGTGAATGGAAGCAGATCGAGCGGCTGGCTCGCCCCGCCGTCAATGAGGGGTTGGTCATCACCAACGACTACCTCAATACCTTGAACGCGGTCGGTCCCGACTTCGAGGCTAAGGTGCTCAAGGGCGACAAAGACGCTGCTGCAGCTGCTGCTCCTATCGTGGCCGAAATTTCGACCGTGCTCAAGCTCTTGGGCAACGACCAAAACCGCATCAACGCCCTACTGGGGGCTTTCCTCCCCGATGTAATGCGGATCGACGTCACCGGGCCTTCTGGTTATGCCAATGCCCTCAACAAGCTAGGCAGCCCGATCCGGGGCCGCATGCTCAAGGACGACGTGATCGACATCACTCTGCAGGTGCTCTCCAATGGCGCGGTGAAGGGCGACAACGTTTCCTACGAAGGCCCTAATGCGGGGGGAACTCGCCACAAACCCCTCCTTTCCGACTTCCCCTACTTGGCTGATCCCAACTGA
- a CDS encoding viroplasmin family protein yields MAQKPRFYVVWKGRKPGIYTTWAEAEAQVKGFAGAKFKAFDSLKAAQAAREAESREGSYREFVKPKVERRTLWQNLPPEERPIVDSFSVDAACSGNPGRLEYRCIDNRTGQVVFEEGPFQDGTNNVGEFLAIVQALAWCRKRGLNLPIYSDSRVAISWVRQKKCKTNLKPTERNQKLFDLIRRAERWLAENPYENPVLEWNSKLWGQISADYGRK; encoded by the coding sequence ATGGCTCAGAAACCAAGGTTTTACGTTGTCTGGAAAGGTCGCAAACCCGGTATCTATACCACCTGGGCTGAAGCCGAGGCCCAGGTCAAAGGCTTTGCTGGGGCCAAGTTCAAGGCCTTTGACTCGCTGAAAGCCGCGCAGGCTGCGCGCGAGGCGGAAAGCCGCGAGGGCTCCTACCGAGAGTTCGTAAAACCCAAGGTCGAGCGAAGGACTCTCTGGCAAAACCTCCCTCCAGAAGAGCGACCCATCGTTGATTCCTTCTCGGTGGATGCCGCCTGTAGCGGGAACCCGGGACGGCTCGAGTACCGTTGTATTGATAACCGGACGGGCCAAGTTGTGTTCGAGGAAGGCCCCTTCCAGGATGGCACCAATAACGTGGGCGAGTTTTTGGCTATCGTCCAGGCGCTGGCTTGGTGTCGGAAGAGGGGCCTGAACCTGCCGATATATTCAGACTCGAGGGTTGCTATCTCCTGGGTTCGCCAGAAAAAGTGTAAGACCAATCTAAAGCCTACCGAGCGCAACCAAAAGCTCTTCGACCTGATCCGCCGGGCCGAGCGCTGGCTGGCCGAGAACCCCTACGAGAACCCGGTGCTGGAGTGGAACTCCAAACTGTGGGGCCAGATCTCCGCCGACTACGGGCGGAAGTAG